The bacterium genome includes a region encoding these proteins:
- the glpX gene encoding class II fructose-bisphosphatase, with product MEQTLVLDVVKVTEAAAIAAGRHMGEGDTDRTDQAAVTAMREMLADLPIHGRVVIGEGERDQAPMLFIGEDVGAGKGLAVDIAVDPVEGTNLVANGLPNAIAMLAVAERGGILHAPDIYMEKLVVPPQAAGKVDLRWPPQRNLQVLAECLRRRIEDITVVILNRPRHADLIAAVRAAGARIKLISDGDVAPAISAAVSGTAVHAVMGIGGAPEGVLTAAALRCLGGEIQGRFWYRNDGERERAHEMGITDPERIFRTDELCPGGNLLFAATGITDGDLFRGVRFFGGGVRTHSIVMTAQTRQVRFIDTIHIQDPSRVGEVRL from the coding sequence ATGGAGCAGACGCTCGTCCTCGACGTGGTCAAGGTAACGGAGGCGGCGGCGATCGCGGCCGGCCGTCACATGGGCGAGGGCGATACCGATCGCACCGATCAGGCCGCGGTGACCGCGATGCGGGAGATGCTGGCGGATCTCCCGATTCACGGCCGCGTGGTGATCGGCGAGGGCGAACGCGATCAGGCGCCGATGCTCTTCATCGGGGAGGACGTCGGGGCCGGGAAGGGACTCGCCGTCGACATCGCGGTGGACCCCGTCGAGGGAACCAACCTGGTGGCGAACGGCCTGCCGAACGCGATCGCCATGCTGGCCGTCGCGGAGCGCGGCGGCATCCTCCACGCGCCCGACATCTACATGGAGAAACTCGTCGTGCCGCCGCAGGCGGCGGGCAAAGTGGATCTCCGCTGGCCGCCGCAGCGCAATTTACAAGTGCTGGCGGAGTGTCTCCGGCGCCGGATCGAGGATATCACAGTCGTCATCCTCAACCGGCCGCGGCACGCCGATCTCATCGCCGCGGTGCGGGCGGCCGGCGCGCGGATCAAGCTGATCTCCGACGGCGACGTCGCGCCGGCGATCTCGGCCGCGGTCTCCGGCACGGCGGTGCACGCCGTGATGGGCATCGGCGGCGCGCCCGAGGGCGTGCTCACCGCCGCGGCGCTGCGCTGCCTCGGCGGCGAGATCCAGGGACGGTTCTGGTACCGCAACGACGGCGAGCGGGAGCGGGCGCACGAGATGGGGATTACCGATCCCGAGCGGATCTTCCGCACCGACGAGCTGTGTCCGGGCGGCAACCTGCTGTTCGCGGCGACCGGCATCACCGACGGCGACCTCTTCCGCGGCGTGCGCTTCTTCGGCGGCGGCGTCCGCACGCATTCGATCGTCATGACGGCCCAGACCCGGCAGGTGCGCTTCATCGACACCATCCACATCCAGGACCCGAGCCGCGTGGGCGAAGTCCGGCTGTAG
- a CDS encoding trypsin-like peptidase domain-containing protein, with translation MVTETPGGLRRGRLGYAAAVVLVLAAVVVGAGLGGVLLPQYFHPVFSGHPQAAAPQQPSVPSAAPPANPPAAQVPAVPAPAPAAGLTPDERVVINVVKRVRPSVVNIDTEAQVQTMFGVFPQQGAGSGVIVRSDGYILTNNHVVQGAQTIKVTLLSGKVLTGKIVGTDPIADLAVIKVASPESLPAAQLGSSGDLQVGQTAIAIGNPFGLGSTVTTGVISALNRNIQLPNLIVENLIQTSALINPGNSGGALVDTSGHVVGINTAIIPNAQGIGFAIPSDLARSEMQQLIALGHIVRPWVGIVYGGDVDAQTAQAYNLGAKHGVLVRSVESGSPAAKAGIASGDIVTAVGSEQVDTWSDFVRDIVNRKIGDTVTLTVVRGTGSRQVPVVLAERPAEPK, from the coding sequence ATGGTGACTGAGACTCCGGGCGGGCTCCGCCGCGGACGGCTTGGGTATGCCGCTGCCGTGGTGCTCGTCCTGGCCGCCGTGGTGGTAGGCGCGGGACTCGGCGGCGTCCTGCTTCCGCAATACTTCCATCCGGTCTTTTCGGGGCACCCGCAGGCGGCCGCGCCGCAGCAGCCGTCGGTGCCGTCGGCCGCGCCGCCGGCCAACCCGCCGGCCGCCCAGGTGCCGGCGGTCCCGGCGCCCGCCCCGGCGGCCGGGCTGACGCCGGACGAGCGCGTCGTCATCAACGTGGTCAAGCGCGTGCGCCCCTCCGTCGTCAATATCGACACGGAAGCGCAGGTCCAGACGATGTTCGGCGTGTTTCCGCAGCAGGGCGCGGGGTCCGGAGTGATCGTGCGGTCGGACGGCTACATTCTGACGAACAACCACGTGGTTCAGGGCGCGCAGACGATCAAGGTCACGCTGCTGAGCGGCAAGGTGCTCACCGGCAAGATCGTTGGGACGGACCCGATCGCGGATCTCGCCGTGATCAAGGTGGCGTCGCCGGAATCGCTGCCGGCCGCCCAGCTCGGATCGAGCGGCGATCTGCAGGTCGGCCAGACGGCGATCGCGATCGGGAACCCGTTTGGGCTCGGCAGCACCGTGACGACCGGCGTGATCAGCGCGCTCAACCGCAACATTCAGCTGCCGAACCTGATCGTCGAGAATCTGATTCAGACCTCCGCGCTGATCAATCCCGGCAACAGCGGCGGCGCGCTGGTGGACACCTCGGGCCACGTCGTCGGCATCAACACGGCGATCATCCCGAACGCCCAGGGCATCGGGTTTGCGATCCCGAGCGACCTCGCGCGGTCTGAGATGCAGCAGCTGATCGCGCTCGGCCACATCGTGCGGCCGTGGGTCGGCATCGTCTACGGCGGCGACGTGGACGCGCAGACGGCACAGGCGTACAACCTCGGCGCGAAGCACGGCGTGCTGGTCCGCAGCGTCGAGTCCGGGTCGCCGGCGGCGAAGGCCGGCATCGCCTCGGGCGACATCGTCACCGCGGTGGGGTCCGAGCAGGTCGACACCTGGAGCGACTTCGTCCGCGATATCGTCAACAGGAAGATCGGCGACACCGTCACGCTGACGGTCGTGCGCGGGACCGGGAGCCGGCAGGTCCCCGTCGTCCTGGCCGAACGGCCCGCCGAACCCAAGTAA
- the accD gene encoding acetyl-CoA carboxylase, carboxyltransferase subunit beta has protein sequence MLNWLSRPKVASSGRREIPAGLWIKCPRCAGLIYRRELERAYRVCPKCGYHHRLSAAERLALVLDAGSFQEFDGHLAPDDPLGFVDEKPYPQRVDEAQRRTSMPEAVLTGIGTVEGAGLVAAAMEFGFLGGSMGAVVGEKIARAAERAAEARTPLVVFSASGGARMQEGTLSLMQMAKTSVALGRLGDAGVAFLSVLCDPTTGGVAASFAFQGDVVLAEPGALIGFAGRRVIEQTIRQKLPDGFQTAEFVLEHGLIDAIVPRAELRATLGRLLRLCGAPVDSAWVEADGAAGWAAEEVTAGEQPGV, from the coding sequence GTGCTGAACTGGCTGAGCCGGCCAAAGGTCGCCTCCTCCGGACGCCGGGAGATCCCCGCAGGCCTCTGGATTAAGTGTCCCCGCTGTGCCGGCCTGATCTACCGCCGCGAGCTCGAGCGCGCCTACCGGGTGTGCCCGAAGTGCGGCTACCACCACCGCCTTTCCGCCGCGGAGCGCCTCGCCCTGGTGCTGGACGCCGGGTCGTTTCAGGAGTTCGACGGGCATCTCGCCCCCGATGACCCCTTGGGATTTGTCGACGAGAAGCCCTACCCGCAGCGGGTGGACGAGGCGCAGCGGCGCACGTCGATGCCCGAAGCCGTCCTGACCGGAATCGGGACGGTCGAGGGCGCCGGGCTTGTCGCCGCGGCGATGGAGTTCGGATTTCTCGGCGGCAGCATGGGCGCCGTCGTCGGGGAGAAGATCGCCCGGGCGGCCGAACGCGCCGCGGAGGCGCGCACCCCGCTCGTCGTCTTCTCCGCCTCCGGGGGCGCGCGCATGCAGGAAGGCACCCTGTCGCTCATGCAGATGGCGAAAACCAGCGTGGCGCTGGGCCGCCTCGGGGACGCCGGCGTCGCGTTTCTCTCGGTGCTGTGCGACCCGACGACCGGCGGCGTCGCCGCGAGTTTCGCGTTTCAAGGCGACGTGGTGCTGGCCGAACCGGGCGCCCTCATCGGGTTCGCGGGCCGCCGCGTCATCGAGCAGACCATTCGTCAGAAGCTTCCCGACGGCTTTCAAACCGCCGAGTTCGTGCTCGAGCACGGACTGATCGACGCGATCGTCCCCCGCGCCGAGCTGCGGGCCACGCTCGGCCGCCTGCTGCGGCTGTGCGGCGCGCCGGTCGATTCAGCCTGGGTCGAAGCCGACGGCGCCGCGGGCTGGGCCGCGGAGGAGGTCACCGCCGGTGAGCAGCCAGGCGTCTGA
- a CDS encoding acetyl-CoA carboxylase carboxyltransferase subunit alpha, giving the protein MPSPPAGDALERTLAEVEREIRELRKITNEQRMDLNSQIAILEARAQELREAIARDPSPWQTVQLARHPERPKVGDYIAALARDFVELHGDRMYRDDPAIVAGLGWIDMPSGGAGTAVALIGHAKGRDTRENIARNFAMPNPEGYRKAVRVMKLAEKLRCPVVTLIDTPGAYPGKDAEERGQSEAIARALLEMARLRTPIVTVITGEGGSGGALAIGIGDVVLMLEHAVYSVISPEGCAAILWRDGTRSREAAAALRITAPDLAGFGIVDEIIPEPAGGAHADRGAAANAVAGAVRRRLGLLLGRPLDALLDARYEKFRRIGRVREMDVSAAPAGGAAPPVTPGR; this is encoded by the coding sequence CTGCCCTCCCCGCCGGCGGGTGACGCCCTCGAGCGCACCCTCGCCGAGGTCGAACGTGAGATTCGCGAGCTCCGGAAGATCACGAACGAGCAGCGCATGGATCTGAACTCGCAGATCGCGATCCTCGAGGCCCGGGCGCAGGAGCTGCGCGAGGCAATCGCGCGCGACCCGTCGCCGTGGCAGACCGTCCAGCTGGCCCGCCATCCGGAACGGCCGAAGGTCGGCGACTACATCGCGGCGCTGGCGCGGGACTTCGTCGAGCTGCACGGCGACCGCATGTACCGGGACGACCCGGCGATCGTCGCGGGGCTCGGATGGATCGACATGCCGTCCGGCGGCGCAGGCACGGCAGTGGCGCTGATCGGCCACGCGAAGGGACGCGACACGCGGGAAAACATCGCGCGCAACTTCGCGATGCCGAACCCCGAAGGGTACCGCAAGGCCGTCCGCGTGATGAAGCTCGCGGAGAAGCTGCGGTGTCCGGTCGTCACCCTGATCGATACGCCCGGCGCCTATCCCGGCAAGGACGCCGAAGAGCGCGGCCAGAGCGAGGCGATCGCGCGCGCGCTGCTGGAGATGGCGCGGCTGCGCACGCCGATCGTCACGGTCATCACCGGCGAGGGCGGCAGCGGCGGGGCGCTCGCGATCGGCATCGGCGACGTCGTGCTGATGCTCGAACACGCCGTCTATTCCGTGATCTCGCCGGAGGGCTGCGCGGCGATCCTGTGGCGCGACGGCACGAGAAGCCGCGAGGCGGCGGCGGCGCTCCGGATCACCGCGCCCGATCTCGCGGGCTTCGGCATCGTCGACGAGATCATACCCGAGCCGGCCGGCGGCGCCCACGCGGACCGCGGCGCCGCCGCGAACGCGGTGGCCGGGGCCGTCCGGCGTAGGCTCGGCCTCCTGCTCGGCCGCCCCCTCGACGCGCTGCTCGACGCCCGCTACGAGAAGTTCCGCCGCATCGGGCGCGTCCGGGAGATGGACGTGTCCGCGGCGCCCGCCGGCGGCGCCGCCCCGCCGGTGACCCCGGGCCGATGA
- the accB gene encoding acetyl-CoA carboxylase biotin carboxyl carrier protein, whose protein sequence is MSDHDRLDLDEIRAIIRLATEADIAELVVEAAHVKVHVKKTAAGTAPASVSAAVPGGTAAAPPEAGGHAATSDGTRPAGEGTARYVPIVAPMVGTFYRAPKPDAPPFVNEGDVVQTGQTVCVLEAMKMFNEIPSEVAGRVVRVLAENGAPVEYGQPLFLVDPAA, encoded by the coding sequence ATGAGCGACCACGACCGGCTCGACCTCGACGAGATCCGCGCGATCATCCGCCTCGCCACGGAGGCGGACATCGCCGAGCTCGTCGTCGAAGCGGCGCACGTCAAAGTCCACGTGAAGAAGACGGCCGCGGGAACGGCCCCGGCGTCCGTCTCCGCCGCGGTGCCCGGCGGGACCGCCGCGGCCCCGCCGGAGGCGGGCGGGCACGCCGCGACATCCGACGGGACCCGGCCCGCGGGCGAAGGCACGGCGCGCTACGTGCCGATCGTCGCGCCGATGGTCGGTACGTTTTACCGGGCGCCGAAGCCCGACGCCCCGCCCTTCGTCAACGAGGGCGACGTGGTGCAGACCGGGCAGACCGTCTGCGTGCTCGAAGCGATGAAGATGTTCAACGAGATCCCAAGCGAAGTCGCCGGCCGCGTCGTCCGCGTCCTGGCCGAAAACGGCGCGCCGGTGGAGTACGGACAGCCCCTGTTCCTCGTCGACCCCGCCGCCTGA
- the accC gene encoding acetyl-CoA carboxylase biotin carboxylase subunit — translation MFKKVLIANRGEIAVRVIRACHELGIRTVAIYSDADRGALHVQMADEAFCVGPAQARDSYLNVPNIISTAELLNVDAIHPGYGFLAENAHFAEVCRDCKITFIGPSPEAIAKMGNKSQAREIMRRAGVPVIPGSTGPVRDEAAALATARAIGYPLIIKAAAGGGGRGMRVVHTADDVRRALAAAHVEAEAAFGDGALYVEKYLEEPRHVEVQILADGRGAIVSLGERDCSVQRRHQKLLEEAPSPGVTPRLRRALSRAAVRAAEVVGYANAGTVEFLVDHGEHFYFMEMNTRVQVEHPVTETVTDVDIVKEQIRIAAGERMTLPREIEPRGHAIECRVNAEDPAREFLPSPGPITAFFPPGGPGVRVDTHAFAGYTIPPYYDSLIAKVIAWGRDRDESIARMTRALREFEVGGIRTTIPFHLTVLDNAFFRRGEVYVNFVQRRIDLSAIRE, via the coding sequence ATGTTCAAGAAGGTTCTGATCGCCAACCGCGGGGAGATCGCCGTGCGCGTCATCCGCGCCTGCCACGAGCTCGGCATCCGGACGGTGGCGATCTATTCGGACGCGGACCGCGGCGCGCTGCACGTGCAGATGGCCGACGAGGCGTTCTGCGTCGGCCCGGCCCAGGCCCGCGACAGCTACCTCAACGTCCCGAACATCATCAGCACGGCCGAACTGCTCAACGTCGACGCGATCCATCCCGGCTACGGGTTCCTCGCCGAGAACGCGCACTTCGCCGAGGTCTGCCGCGACTGCAAGATCACGTTCATCGGGCCGTCTCCCGAAGCGATCGCCAAGATGGGCAACAAGTCGCAGGCGCGGGAGATCATGCGCCGCGCCGGCGTCCCGGTCATCCCCGGCAGCACGGGGCCCGTCCGCGACGAGGCGGCCGCGCTCGCGACGGCGCGCGCGATCGGCTACCCGCTGATCATCAAGGCCGCCGCCGGCGGCGGCGGCCGCGGTATGCGGGTCGTGCATACGGCCGACGATGTGCGCCGGGCGCTCGCCGCGGCGCACGTGGAGGCGGAGGCGGCGTTCGGCGACGGCGCGCTGTACGTCGAGAAATACCTCGAAGAGCCCCGCCACGTGGAGGTACAGATCCTCGCCGACGGGCGCGGCGCGATCGTCTCGCTCGGCGAGCGCGACTGCTCGGTGCAGCGCCGCCACCAGAAACTGCTCGAAGAGGCGCCGTCGCCCGGGGTGACGCCCCGCCTCCGGCGCGCCCTCTCCCGGGCCGCGGTGCGGGCGGCCGAGGTGGTGGGCTACGCCAACGCCGGGACGGTCGAGTTTCTCGTGGACCACGGCGAGCACTTCTACTTCATGGAGATGAACACGCGCGTGCAGGTCGAGCACCCGGTCACGGAGACCGTGACCGACGTGGACATCGTGAAGGAACAGATCCGGATCGCCGCCGGCGAGCGCATGACACTCCCCCGCGAGATCGAGCCGCGGGGACACGCGATCGAATGCCGGGTCAACGCCGAGGACCCGGCGCGCGAGTTTCTGCCGTCGCCGGGGCCGATCACGGCGTTCTTCCCGCCCGGCGGGCCCGGCGTACGGGTGGACACCCACGCGTTTGCCGGCTATACCATCCCGCCCTACTACGACTCGCTGATCGCCAAGGTGATCGCGTGGGGCCGCGACCGCGACGAATCGATCGCGCGGATGACGCGGGCGCTCCGCGAGTTCGAGGTGGGCGGCATCCGGACAACGATTCCGTTTCACCTCACGGTCCTCGACAACGCGTTCTTCCGCCGCGGCGAGGTCTACGTCAACTTCGTCCAGCGCCGCATTGACCTGAGCGCGATCCGGGAGTGA
- a CDS encoding SPFH domain-containing protein, with protein MGFALGILIILVLIFWNGVKVVREYQRLVVFRMGRSFGPKGPGIVFLIPVVDKAVWADLREVFLEIPAQTCITKDNAPISIDFLIYYKVIDPQLSVIQVGNFAGAAQGIATTGLRAVIGDIILDDVLAKRDQINQVLRLKLDEVTERWGVKVTTVEIREITPPKDVQEAMTRQMSAERSRRALVTEADGKKQAAITIAEGAKQAAILNAEGDRQAAILRAEGFSLALDKIFSVAKTVDTNTMSLQYLEALKALGAGASTKFVFPMEFARFLQPFVAPPAKVDGGGR; from the coding sequence ATGGGTTTCGCACTCGGCATCCTGATCATCCTCGTGCTGATCTTTTGGAACGGCGTCAAGGTCGTGCGCGAATACCAGCGGCTGGTCGTGTTCCGCATGGGCCGCAGCTTTGGTCCGAAGGGGCCCGGCATCGTGTTTCTGATCCCGGTTGTGGACAAGGCGGTGTGGGCGGACCTCCGCGAGGTGTTCCTCGAGATCCCCGCCCAGACGTGCATCACCAAGGACAACGCGCCGATCTCGATCGACTTCCTGATCTACTACAAGGTGATCGACCCGCAGTTGAGCGTCATTCAGGTCGGCAACTTCGCCGGCGCGGCGCAGGGCATCGCGACGACGGGCCTCCGGGCGGTCATCGGCGACATCATCCTCGACGACGTGCTGGCCAAGCGCGACCAGATCAACCAGGTCCTGCGGCTCAAACTCGACGAGGTCACCGAGCGGTGGGGCGTCAAGGTCACCACCGTCGAGATCCGGGAGATCACGCCGCCGAAGGACGTGCAGGAGGCGATGACGCGCCAGATGTCGGCCGAGCGCAGCCGCCGCGCCCTCGTCACCGAGGCGGACGGCAAGAAGCAGGCCGCGATCACGATCGCGGAAGGCGCGAAGCAGGCCGCGATCCTCAACGCGGAGGGCGACCGGCAGGCCGCCATCCTCCGGGCCGAGGGGTTCTCGCTCGCGCTCGACAAGATCTTCAGCGTCGCCAAGACCGTCGACACCAACACGATGAGCCTGCAGTACCTCGAAGCGCTCAAGGCCCTCGGCGCGGGCGCGTCGACCAAGTTCGTGTTCCCCATGGAGTTCGCGCGCTTTCTGCAGCCGTTCGTCGCGCCGCCGGCGAAGGTGGACGGCGGAGGCCGCTGA
- a CDS encoding STAS domain-containing protein — protein MSRCAGDPWTGLAAAAAAAGRESLRLMQCACRPVALWYDFQELRYTRNRLWARLAAERRRWHLREYALDLAEPPVYAFTTTAAGARRLVRRPRLSGGAGLDDTRAHALVCTLREDGVATCLSVDGELDLASVASFLGYLKRAGDGGRHVIVDLQKLRYIDSSGINALLRARERYTRNGQRIVLADVPARIRRVLDIIAVEAVIPMFPTVDAALAALRDGTKPK, from the coding sequence ATGAGCCGATGCGCCGGTGACCCTTGGACGGGCCTCGCCGCGGCGGCGGCCGCGGCCGGGCGCGAATCGTTGCGGTTGATGCAATGCGCCTGCCGGCCCGTTGCGCTCTGGTACGACTTCCAGGAGTTGCGGTACACACGTAACCGGCTCTGGGCGCGGCTCGCAGCCGAGCGCCGGCGATGGCATCTGCGGGAATATGCCCTCGATCTCGCGGAGCCCCCTGTCTATGCCTTTACCACGACCGCCGCCGGTGCGCGGCGTCTGGTTCGGCGCCCTCGCCTTTCCGGCGGAGCCGGCCTCGACGATACGCGGGCGCATGCGCTGGTCTGCACGCTGCGGGAAGACGGCGTCGCGACGTGTCTGTCGGTCGACGGGGAGCTGGACCTGGCCAGCGTGGCGTCGTTCCTCGGCTACTTGAAACGGGCCGGGGACGGCGGGCGACACGTCATCGTGGATCTGCAGAAGCTCCGGTACATCGACTCCTCCGGCATCAACGCGCTGCTGCGCGCCCGCGAGCGATATACGCGGAACGGCCAGCGGATCGTGCTGGCGGACGTTCCGGCGAGGATACGGCGGGTATTAGACATCATCGCGGTGGAAGCGGTCATCCCGATGTTCCCGACGGTCGACGCCGCCCTCGCCGCGCTCCGCGACGGGACGAAGCCGAAGTAA
- the ugpC gene encoding sn-glycerol-3-phosphate ABC transporter ATP-binding protein UgpC: MAKVLLEHIIKQFGQVTAVNDVTLDIPDKQFTVLVGPSGCGKTTCLRLIAGLEEATSGNIYIGERVVNDVAPKDRDIAMVFQNYALYPHMTVYDNMAFGLRLRKYARPEIDRRVKETAELLGIQTLLDRKPKQLSGGQRQRVALGRAIVREPQVFLMDEPLSNLDAKLRVQTRAEIKKLHARLQTTTVYVTHDQVEAMTMGDRIVVMKDGLVQQVDAPMNLYDRPANLFVAGFIGSPAMNFLETKLARQDGKLMVDGGVFKAEVPPELSSPLAEWAGKPVIFGIRPEDVSDRAHASGNGAVLRAQVDVHEPLGSDVILYLTAGQHSLVARVDAHTQARMGQATEVVFNMKKMHVFNPETHAAIM; the protein is encoded by the coding sequence ATGGCGAAAGTCCTGCTCGAGCACATCATCAAGCAGTTCGGCCAGGTCACCGCGGTCAACGACGTCACCCTCGACATCCCCGACAAGCAGTTCACGGTCCTCGTCGGCCCGTCCGGGTGCGGCAAGACGACCTGCCTGCGGCTGATCGCCGGGCTCGAAGAGGCGACGTCCGGCAACATCTACATCGGCGAGCGCGTGGTGAACGACGTCGCGCCGAAGGACCGCGACATAGCGATGGTCTTCCAGAACTACGCGCTGTACCCGCACATGACGGTCTACGACAACATGGCGTTCGGGCTGCGCCTGCGCAAGTACGCGCGGCCGGAGATCGACCGGCGGGTCAAAGAGACCGCGGAATTGCTCGGGATTCAGACGCTGCTCGACCGCAAGCCGAAGCAGCTGTCGGGCGGCCAGCGGCAGCGCGTCGCGCTCGGCCGCGCGATCGTGCGGGAGCCGCAGGTGTTCCTCATGGACGAGCCGCTCAGCAACCTCGACGCGAAGCTGCGCGTGCAGACCCGCGCCGAGATCAAGAAGCTGCACGCGCGCCTCCAGACCACGACCGTGTACGTGACCCACGACCAGGTCGAAGCGATGACGATGGGCGACCGGATCGTGGTCATGAAAGACGGCCTCGTGCAGCAGGTCGACGCGCCGATGAACCTCTACGACCGGCCGGCGAACCTCTTCGTGGCCGGATTCATCGGCTCGCCGGCGATGAACTTCCTCGAGACGAAGCTCGCGCGGCAGGACGGCAAGCTGATGGTCGACGGCGGCGTCTTCAAAGCCGAGGTTCCGCCGGAACTGTCGTCGCCGCTCGCGGAGTGGGCCGGCAAGCCGGTCATCTTCGGCATCCGGCCGGAAGACGTCTCCGACCGCGCGCACGCCAGCGGCAACGGGGCGGTGCTGCGAGCGCAGGTGGACGTCCACGAGCCGCTCGGGTCGGACGTGATCCTGTATTTGACCGCGGGACAACACAGCCTCGTCGCGCGGGTCGACGCGCACACCCAGGCGCGGATGGGGCAGGCGACCGAGGTCGTCTTCAACATGAAGAAGATGCACGTCTTCAACCCGGAGACGCACGCCGCGATCATGTAG
- a CDS encoding bifunctional phosphoglucose/phosphomannose isomerase, with protein sequence MRSLDERAVDRAADPSGMLDTVLSLPRQLREGWRLGRAANLTPLGGRPAHLIFVGLGGSAIGGDLLAAALAPALPFPAVVVRDARLPSYIGAQSLVVASSYSGETDETVEAAESAVAAGASLLAVTSGGRLAALAESRGRALVRVPGGLPPRAALGYLVGPALAMLERWDVCPPCAADVEEAAGVLDVLGRDLGPQVPEERNAAKRLAGRVNGRIPIVFAASPEVEPAARRWKCQFNENSKTVAAWHAFPEVAHNEVVGWGAAEEIAGLLEMVVLFSGTEGARTRRLVEAACEAMPRGIAGVQEVTGCGESRLARLLSLVLIGDLTSVYLAYLRGVDPTPIEAITILKQRMREG encoded by the coding sequence ATGCGCAGTCTCGACGAACGCGCGGTGGACCGCGCCGCGGATCCCTCCGGCATGCTCGACACCGTGCTGTCCCTCCCCCGCCAACTGCGGGAGGGGTGGCGGCTCGGGCGGGCGGCGAATCTCACGCCCCTCGGCGGCCGTCCGGCGCACCTCATCTTCGTGGGGTTGGGAGGATCGGCGATCGGGGGCGATCTGCTGGCGGCGGCTCTGGCGCCGGCACTTCCGTTCCCTGCCGTGGTGGTCCGCGACGCGCGGCTTCCTTCATATATAGGGGCGCAGTCCCTGGTGGTCGCCTCCAGCTACTCCGGCGAGACCGACGAGACCGTCGAGGCCGCCGAATCGGCCGTCGCGGCCGGGGCGTCGCTGCTGGCGGTCACCTCCGGCGGGCGGCTCGCCGCGCTGGCGGAGTCCCGGGGCCGGGCGCTGGTGCGTGTGCCCGGCGGTCTGCCGCCGCGCGCGGCGCTCGGGTATCTTGTCGGCCCGGCGCTTGCGATGCTCGAGCGGTGGGACGTGTGCCCCCCGTGCGCCGCCGACGTCGAAGAAGCCGCGGGCGTGTTGGACGTGCTCGGCCGGGACCTCGGCCCCCAGGTACCCGAGGAGCGCAACGCGGCGAAACGGCTCGCCGGCCGCGTCAACGGGCGGATCCCCATCGTCTTCGCCGCGAGTCCGGAGGTCGAGCCGGCGGCGCGCCGGTGGAAGTGCCAGTTCAACGAGAACAGCAAGACCGTCGCCGCGTGGCACGCCTTCCCCGAGGTGGCCCACAACGAGGTCGTGGGGTGGGGGGCCGCGGAGGAGATTGCCGGACTGCTCGAGATGGTCGTGCTGTTCTCGGGAACGGAGGGCGCCCGGACGCGCCGGCTGGTCGAAGCCGCCTGTGAGGCGATGCCGCGGGGCATCGCCGGCGTCCAGGAGGTCACCGGGTGCGGCGAGAGCCGGCTCGCGCGGCTGCTCTCGCTCGTCCTGATCGGCGATCTCACGAGCGTGTATCTCGCCTACCTGCGCGGCGTCGATCCGACGCCGATCGAGGCCATCACGATCCTCAAGCAGCGGATGCGCGAGGGATAG